A window of Argopecten irradians isolate NY chromosome 1, Ai_NY, whole genome shotgun sequence contains these coding sequences:
- the LOC138330069 gene encoding uncharacterized protein isoform X2 has product MPPKRQAAIRNHLVQSKKQRVNTDTIQSENDSASSTSQVGNDLGVSEVANGAPANISTESGAIPNDESQAQPLPPTSGSSQITIDSVTLKNLLKEAFQEGLMEARANLVPQTSTYRQPDGQQAAVLDHTPTTTASMTDQTSTASFIDRAIQDVDAVCRQTTHYSTTSSSTIQILPT; this is encoded by the exons ATGCCTCCTAAACGCCAAGCAGCAATAAGAAACCATTTGGTACAATCAAAAAAGCAAAGAGTTAACACAGACACCATTCAGTCCGAAAATGACTCCGCCAGCAGTACTTCACAAGTGGGGAACGACCTCGGGGTGTCCGAGGTAGCCAATGGGGCTCCTGCAAACATATCAACAGAGAGTGGAGCCATACCTAATGATGAAAGCCAGGCCCAGCCATTGCCACCCACTTCCGGGTCATCTCAAATAACAATTGATTCAGTTACACTAAAAAATTTATTAAAAGAAGCCTTCCAAGAGGGATTGATGGAAGCCAGGGCCAATTTGGTACCCCAAACATCCACCTACAGACAGCCAGACGGTCAACAGGCAGCAGTACTTGATcacacaccaacaactacaGCTTCCATGACAGACCAAACTAGTACTGCTAGCTTCATTG ATCGAGCGATTCAAGACGTTGATGCCGTCTGCAGACAAACAACCCACTACAGTACCACTTCCAGTAGCACAATCCAAATTCTTCCAACATGA
- the LOC138330048 gene encoding uncharacterized protein isoform X3, with translation MPYTRSTRGTGRPRTRSTAGTETNLRWATKATGIPLTRATKDKEIKRRRASKISRKPPTRDTKSTEMSIRQVTKGTRKPHTHNKMSTAMNLRQSTKGTAKTNTHDAKGTEMITGDAHTSACGDTEKVPSRDALASGMTPVLDANDTGKALIQNDDRETDVEHNIPLDYELNLTLVEIDQELTPENLKHMKYCYSGEEGFGRRVQDKIETGLDFFEHMKMSMRLDRNNLLYLQTLLWKIDHTGRSPVTFHLSGEAVDRRHVHRLQGLVARLLIIPEETIFVNEVKVFHSIVITFLIPDSALSILKDLTSEEKGLLKQCDVDCVFIGKIKISFTGKYKTPVKLKERCEILKLLQRNKQLERRIEYLQIALLEKKKKQEKNKRKINGRVRKGLDDPNEMSPSQSKSQKKKQEKKHSLQLEIESKIKQLTASVAMVTTRNMHKS, from the exons ATGCCTTATACACGGTCTACAAGGGGCACAGGGAGACCCCGTACACGGTCTACCGCGGGCACAGAAACAAATCTCCGATGGGCTACCAAGGCCACAGGGATACCCCTTACGCGGGCTACTAAGGATAAAGAAATCAAACGTAGAAGGGCTTCCAAAATCTCAAGAAAACCCCCTACACGAGATACCAAGAGTACAGAAATGAGCATCAGACAAGTTACCAAAGGTACAAGAAAACCCCATACACATAACAAAATGAGTACAGCAATGAACCTTCGGCAGTCTACCAAGGGCACTGCCAAGACCAATACACATGATGCCAAGGGCACAGAAATGATCACAGGAGATGCCCATACATCAGCTTGCGGAGACACGGAAAAGGTTCCTAGTCGAGATGCTTTGGCATCAGGAATGACACCTGTTCTAGATGCGAATGACACCGGAAAAGCTCTTATCCAGAATGATGACCGAGAGACAGATGTTGAACACAACATCCCCCTTGACTATGAACTCAATCTTACATTGGTTGAAATTGACCAGGAACTTACGcctgaaaatttaaaacatatgaAGTACTGCTATTCCG GAGAAGAAGGATTTGGTCGTCGGGTCCAGGACAAAATAGAAACTGGTCTGGATTTTTTTGAACATATGAAGATGTCTATGAGGCTTGACAGGAACAACTTACTGTATCTACAGACATTACTGTGGAAAATTG ATCACACGGGCCGTTCCCCCGTCACGTTTCATCTTTCTGGCGAAGCCGTAGATCGGCGTCATGTCCACAGGCTTCAGGGGCTTGTAGCAAGACTACTAATAATACCAGAGGAAACCATCTTCGTAAATGAGGTAAAAGTGTTCCACAGCATCGTCATAACTTTCCTCATTCCGGACTCGGCACTGTCAATCCTGAAGGATTTGACGTCAGAGGAGAAAGGACTGCTTAAACAGTGTGACGTAGATTGTGTTTTTATAGGGAAGATCAAAATCAGCTTCACAG GAAAGTATAAAACCCCAGTGAAATTAAAAGAAAGATGTGAAATACTGAAGCTGCTGCAACGTAACAAACAACTTGAGAGAAGAATTGAATACCTCCAGATTGCCTTGCTTGAAAAGAAGAAGAAGCAGGAAAAAAACAAGAGAAAGATCAATG GGAGAGTCAGAAAAGGACTTGACGATCCTAACGAAATGTCACCAAGTCAGTCGAAATCGCAGAAAAAGAAGCAAGAGAAGAAACATTCTCTTCAGTTAGAAATTGAGagcaaaataaaacaattaactg CTTCAGTTGCCATGGTTACAACTCGAAACATGCATAAatcatga
- the LOC138330048 gene encoding uncharacterized protein isoform X2: MPYTRSTRGTGRPRTRSTAGTETNLRWATKATGIPLTRATKDKEIKRRRASKISRKPPTRDTKSTEMSIRQVTKGTRKPHTHNKMSTAMNLRQSTKGTAKTNTHDAKGTEMITGDAHTSACGDTEKVPSRDALASGMTPVLDANDTGKALIQNDDRETDVEHNIPLDYELNLTLVEIDQELTPENLKHMKYCYSGEEGFGRRVQDKIETGLDFFEHMKMSMRLDRNNLLYLQTLLWKIDHTGRSPVTFHLSGEAVDRRHVHRLQGLVARLLIIPEETIFVNEVKVFHSIVITFLIPDSALSILKDLTSEEKGLLKQCDVDCVFIGKIKISFTGKYKTPVKLKERCEILKLLQRNKQLERRIEYLQIALLEKKKKQEKNKRKINGRVRKGLDDPNEMSPSQSKSQKKKQEKKHSLQLEIESKIKQLTGTRKMDLGSHKDTEINSLLSSLKMNLMKYMGR, translated from the exons ATGCCTTATACACGGTCTACAAGGGGCACAGGGAGACCCCGTACACGGTCTACCGCGGGCACAGAAACAAATCTCCGATGGGCTACCAAGGCCACAGGGATACCCCTTACGCGGGCTACTAAGGATAAAGAAATCAAACGTAGAAGGGCTTCCAAAATCTCAAGAAAACCCCCTACACGAGATACCAAGAGTACAGAAATGAGCATCAGACAAGTTACCAAAGGTACAAGAAAACCCCATACACATAACAAAATGAGTACAGCAATGAACCTTCGGCAGTCTACCAAGGGCACTGCCAAGACCAATACACATGATGCCAAGGGCACAGAAATGATCACAGGAGATGCCCATACATCAGCTTGCGGAGACACGGAAAAGGTTCCTAGTCGAGATGCTTTGGCATCAGGAATGACACCTGTTCTAGATGCGAATGACACCGGAAAAGCTCTTATCCAGAATGATGACCGAGAGACAGATGTTGAACACAACATCCCCCTTGACTATGAACTCAATCTTACATTGGTTGAAATTGACCAGGAACTTACGcctgaaaatttaaaacatatgaAGTACTGCTATTCCG GAGAAGAAGGATTTGGTCGTCGGGTCCAGGACAAAATAGAAACTGGTCTGGATTTTTTTGAACATATGAAGATGTCTATGAGGCTTGACAGGAACAACTTACTGTATCTACAGACATTACTGTGGAAAATTG ATCACACGGGCCGTTCCCCCGTCACGTTTCATCTTTCTGGCGAAGCCGTAGATCGGCGTCATGTCCACAGGCTTCAGGGGCTTGTAGCAAGACTACTAATAATACCAGAGGAAACCATCTTCGTAAATGAGGTAAAAGTGTTCCACAGCATCGTCATAACTTTCCTCATTCCGGACTCGGCACTGTCAATCCTGAAGGATTTGACGTCAGAGGAGAAAGGACTGCTTAAACAGTGTGACGTAGATTGTGTTTTTATAGGGAAGATCAAAATCAGCTTCACAG GAAAGTATAAAACCCCAGTGAAATTAAAAGAAAGATGTGAAATACTGAAGCTGCTGCAACGTAACAAACAACTTGAGAGAAGAATTGAATACCTCCAGATTGCCTTGCTTGAAAAGAAGAAGAAGCAGGAAAAAAACAAGAGAAAGATCAATG GGAGAGTCAGAAAAGGACTTGACGATCCTAACGAAATGTCACCAAGTCAGTCGAAATCGCAGAAAAAGAAGCAAGAGAAGAAACATTCTCTTCAGTTAGAAATTGAGagcaaaataaaacaattaactg GTACACGAAAAATGGATCTAGGATCTCACAAGGATACTGAAATCAACTCACTGCTATCATCGCTAAAGATGAACTTGATGAAATACATGGGAAGATAG
- the LOC138330048 gene encoding uncharacterized protein isoform X1, producing MPYTRSTRGTGRPRTRSTAGTETNLRWATKATGIPLTRATKDKEIKRRRASKISRKPPTRDTKSTEMSIRQVTKGTRKPHTHNKMSTAMNLRQSTKGTAKTNTHDAKGTEMITGDAHTSACGDTEKVPSRDALASGMTPVLDANDTGKALIQNDDRETDVEHNIPLDYELNLTLVEIDQELTPENLKHMKYCYSGEEGFGRRVQDKIETGLDFFEHMKMSMRLDRNNLLYLQTLLWKIDHTGRSPVTFHLSGEAVDRRHVHRLQGLVARLLIIPEETIFVNEVKVFHSIVITFLIPDSALSILKDLTSEEKGLLKQCDVDCVFIGKIKISFTGKYKTPVKLKERCEILKLLQRNKQLERRIEYLQIALLEKKKKQEKNKRKINGRVRKGLDDPNEMSPSQSKSQKKKQEKKHSLQLEIESKIKQLTGRIRDGCNEKISLNQTQEQQKKQREELRLLQRTFMLA from the exons ATGCCTTATACACGGTCTACAAGGGGCACAGGGAGACCCCGTACACGGTCTACCGCGGGCACAGAAACAAATCTCCGATGGGCTACCAAGGCCACAGGGATACCCCTTACGCGGGCTACTAAGGATAAAGAAATCAAACGTAGAAGGGCTTCCAAAATCTCAAGAAAACCCCCTACACGAGATACCAAGAGTACAGAAATGAGCATCAGACAAGTTACCAAAGGTACAAGAAAACCCCATACACATAACAAAATGAGTACAGCAATGAACCTTCGGCAGTCTACCAAGGGCACTGCCAAGACCAATACACATGATGCCAAGGGCACAGAAATGATCACAGGAGATGCCCATACATCAGCTTGCGGAGACACGGAAAAGGTTCCTAGTCGAGATGCTTTGGCATCAGGAATGACACCTGTTCTAGATGCGAATGACACCGGAAAAGCTCTTATCCAGAATGATGACCGAGAGACAGATGTTGAACACAACATCCCCCTTGACTATGAACTCAATCTTACATTGGTTGAAATTGACCAGGAACTTACGcctgaaaatttaaaacatatgaAGTACTGCTATTCCG GAGAAGAAGGATTTGGTCGTCGGGTCCAGGACAAAATAGAAACTGGTCTGGATTTTTTTGAACATATGAAGATGTCTATGAGGCTTGACAGGAACAACTTACTGTATCTACAGACATTACTGTGGAAAATTG ATCACACGGGCCGTTCCCCCGTCACGTTTCATCTTTCTGGCGAAGCCGTAGATCGGCGTCATGTCCACAGGCTTCAGGGGCTTGTAGCAAGACTACTAATAATACCAGAGGAAACCATCTTCGTAAATGAGGTAAAAGTGTTCCACAGCATCGTCATAACTTTCCTCATTCCGGACTCGGCACTGTCAATCCTGAAGGATTTGACGTCAGAGGAGAAAGGACTGCTTAAACAGTGTGACGTAGATTGTGTTTTTATAGGGAAGATCAAAATCAGCTTCACAG GAAAGTATAAAACCCCAGTGAAATTAAAAGAAAGATGTGAAATACTGAAGCTGCTGCAACGTAACAAACAACTTGAGAGAAGAATTGAATACCTCCAGATTGCCTTGCTTGAAAAGAAGAAGAAGCAGGAAAAAAACAAGAGAAAGATCAATG GGAGAGTCAGAAAAGGACTTGACGATCCTAACGAAATGTCACCAAGTCAGTCGAAATCGCAGAAAAAGAAGCAAGAGAAGAAACATTCTCTTCAGTTAGAAATTGAGagcaaaataaaacaattaactg GGAGAATCAGAGATGGATGTAACGAAAAAATATCACTCAACCAGACGCAAGAGCAGCAGAAAAAGCAGCGAGAAGAACTCCGTTTACTTCAGCGCACTTTTATGTTAGCGTAA
- the LOC138330069 gene encoding uncharacterized protein isoform X1, producing the protein MPPKRQAAIRNHLVQSKKQRVNTDTIQSENDSASSTSQVGNDLGVSEVANGAPANISTESGAIPNDESQAQPLPPTSGSSQITIDSVTLKNLLKEAFQEGLMEARANLVPQTSTYRQPDGQQAAVLDHTPTTTASMTDQTSTASFIGGLPSLLPALTVASQSNVDNGSQFHSVAIPLHARVPDKTKDKIWSHSFVELSSITDKHADSLQLLVKSDESANQSLEWVQKQPKSKTLSIDEWTNQFDIFMAVYCVKYPEAFSGILKYQSLVRQLAAKNADWRFYDNNFRQLRANAPNSMPWDIIQMELWNEAVSRRPSQNANQAKTGTGICHRFARGEFCNGCKYAHKCGTCGAKHAGLNCPVLHGQKQYQGPPPRAMQNFRPFRGQHRHYSPASFGRHQFGTGNRFTRPRNNNSS; encoded by the coding sequence ATGCCTCCTAAACGCCAAGCAGCAATAAGAAACCATTTGGTACAATCAAAAAAGCAAAGAGTTAACACAGACACCATTCAGTCCGAAAATGACTCCGCCAGCAGTACTTCACAAGTGGGGAACGACCTCGGGGTGTCCGAGGTAGCCAATGGGGCTCCTGCAAACATATCAACAGAGAGTGGAGCCATACCTAATGATGAAAGCCAGGCCCAGCCATTGCCACCCACTTCCGGGTCATCTCAAATAACAATTGATTCAGTTACACTAAAAAATTTATTAAAAGAAGCCTTCCAAGAGGGATTGATGGAAGCCAGGGCCAATTTGGTACCCCAAACATCCACCTACAGACAGCCAGACGGTCAACAGGCAGCAGTACTTGATcacacaccaacaactacaGCTTCCATGACAGACCAAACTAGTACTGCTAGCTTCATTGGTGGGTTGCCTTCGTTGTTACCTGCATTAACAGTTGCGTCTCAAAGTAATGTAGACAATGGGTCGCAGTTTCACTCTGTGGCTATTCCACTACATGCCAGAGTGCCTGATAAGACCAAGGACAAAATTTGGTCACACTCTTTTGTGGAGTTGTCTTCTATTACCGACAAGCATGCAGATTCACTGCAGCTTTTGGTTAAAAGTGACGAGTCAGCAAACCAGTCGCTAGAGTGGGTGCAGAAGCAGCCAAAATCTAAAACTCTATCTATTGATGAATGGACCAatcaatttgatatatttatggCCGTTTATTGTGTTAAATATCCAGAGGCTTTTTCGGGTATTTTGAAATACCAGTCCCTTGTTCGCCAGTTGGCTGCAAAGAATGCAGACTGGAGattttatgataataatttCCGACAGTTGCGCGCGAATGCACCGAATTCCATGCCGTGGGACATCATTCAGATGGAATTGTGGAATGAGGCGGTTTCGCGTCGACCATCTCAGAATGCAAACCAAGCAAAAACAGGTACCGGTATCTGCCATCGGTTTGCCAGGGGTGAGTTTTGCAATGGATGCAAATACGCACATAAATGCGGTACGTGTGGTGCCAAACACGCGGGGCTGAATTGTCCCGTTCTGCATGGTCAAAAGCAGTATCAAGGGCCACCTCCGCGTGCGATGCAGAATTTTCGTCCCTTTAGAGGACAACACAGGCATTACTCCCCTGCCAGTTTCGGGCGTCATCAATTCGGAACAGGTAACCGATTTACCAGACCGCGAAATAATAACTCCAGTTAA